One Gimesia aquarii DNA segment encodes these proteins:
- a CDS encoding DUF1559 domain-containing protein, producing MSTLGTRHKPRGFTLIELLVVIAIIAILIALLLPAVQQAREAARRSQCKNNLKQIGIALHNYHETHSVFPYASSWNDNDPGITHTPSTGFFPRHTLFGLILPFVDQAPLYNQINFNVSINDAASGNRALIEKQFFAVYTCPTNPTAGSGRRKDGSIHGGISVAAQGAFYVCVGGSMNTGQARDCPNPPNSFCRTAGPAITSTVTGGNGGWSAPHVLPNQLIVGMFARGPTDTRIRNITDGTSNVLMMGERNPENHTWGSVWSDNVPTSIQAWKINSAFLDPDVYVGWPTAGPGHSSHHVGGAHFVLADGSVRFLSENIDYENYCRLTDKADGNPVTLD from the coding sequence ATGTCCACACTTGGAACCAGACACAAGCCTAGAGGCTTCACATTAATCGAATTATTAGTGGTGATTGCCATCATTGCTATTCTGATTGCGTTATTGTTGCCTGCTGTGCAACAGGCACGCGAAGCAGCTCGTCGCAGTCAGTGCAAAAACAACTTGAAACAAATTGGTATCGCTTTGCATAACTACCACGAGACTCATTCGGTCTTTCCCTATGCATCAAGCTGGAATGATAATGACCCAGGAATCACACATACCCCTTCTACCGGCTTTTTTCCGCGTCATACTCTGTTTGGCTTAATCCTACCATTTGTTGATCAGGCACCCCTATACAATCAGATCAATTTCAATGTAAGCATCAATGATGCTGCTTCCGGCAACCGCGCATTAATTGAGAAACAGTTTTTTGCTGTTTACACATGCCCTACAAACCCAACTGCCGGTTCGGGAAGGCGTAAAGACGGTTCGATTCATGGTGGTATCAGTGTCGCTGCACAAGGTGCCTTTTATGTCTGTGTTGGTGGTTCCATGAATACAGGTCAAGCTAGAGATTGCCCCAACCCACCGAACTCTTTCTGTAGAACTGCTGGTCCAGCGATCACTTCCACTGTTACCGGTGGTAATGGTGGTTGGAGTGCTCCTCACGTATTGCCAAACCAACTCATTGTAGGCATGTTTGCCCGGGGTCCGACCGACACCAGAATCAGAAATATTACAGACGGAACTTCCAATGTATTAATGATGGGCGAGCGGAATCCTGAAAATCATACTTGGGGCAGTGTCTGGTCTGATAATGTTCCCACATCGATTCAGGCATGGAAAATTAATAGTGCCTTTCTCGATCCTGATGTCTATGTTGGCTGGCCTACAGCTGGTCCAGGTCATTCCAGTCACCACGTCGGGGGAGCTCATTTTGTGCTGGCTGATGGCTCTGTGAGATTTCTTAGTGAGAACATCGATTACGAAAACTACTGTCGCCTCACAGACAAAGCTGATGGAAATCCTGTGACGCTTGATTAA
- a CDS encoding AraC family transcriptional regulator — protein MVAILKKENWFHEDGFPIVVERRDPQEPFGLHAHEFSEIVIVTGGVGHHVTGSESYLLTTGDAFVIGGSRPHDYQNMEDLRLINILFDPLALQLDLNDLGTLPGYLALFTLEPAWRKRHNFKSRLRLDAKSLATVVSYVDTLEEELSKREAGFQFLATAAFMQVVGYLSRCFSNSENPDSQSLLLIAEAITYLELNYSDEINLDDLAEIAHMSKRNFIRTFQTAMGRSPIAYLIQLRINRAIELLKQGEFSITEIAMQVGFNDSNYFTRQFRQQMGTSPSLYRKMNKSSK, from the coding sequence ATGGTCGCAATTCTAAAAAAAGAAAACTGGTTTCATGAGGATGGTTTTCCCATTGTGGTTGAACGTCGTGATCCACAAGAGCCTTTTGGTTTGCATGCGCACGAATTTTCCGAAATCGTGATCGTGACGGGAGGTGTTGGTCATCATGTCACTGGTTCCGAATCTTACCTGTTGACGACAGGCGATGCATTTGTCATTGGAGGCTCTCGTCCTCATGACTATCAGAACATGGAAGACCTAAGGCTGATCAATATTCTATTTGATCCTCTGGCATTACAGTTAGACTTGAATGATCTCGGGACATTGCCTGGTTATTTGGCTTTGTTTACTCTCGAACCTGCCTGGAGAAAAAGGCACAATTTTAAAAGTCGGCTGAGGCTCGATGCAAAATCGCTGGCAACTGTTGTTTCCTATGTCGACACGTTAGAAGAGGAACTTTCGAAAAGAGAGGCCGGCTTTCAGTTCCTGGCAACAGCTGCGTTTATGCAGGTTGTTGGTTATCTATCTCGGTGCTTTAGTAATTCTGAAAATCCTGATTCCCAATCACTGTTATTAATTGCTGAAGCGATTACCTATCTGGAACTCAATTATTCTGATGAGATTAACTTGGATGATTTAGCAGAAATCGCACATATGTCTAAACGGAATTTCATTCGCACATTTCAAACGGCAATGGGAAGATCCCCGATTGCGTACTTGATTCAGTTGCGAATCAACCGTGCGATTGAACTACTCAAACAGGGGGAATTCAGCATTACCGAAATTGCCATGCAAGTCGGCTTTAATGATAGCAATTATTTCACAAGACAGTTTCGACAGCAAATGGGGACATCACCTTCTTTATACCGCAAGATGAACAAGAGCAGCAAATAG
- a CDS encoding purine-cytosine permease family protein yields the protein MTDQNNSTTNEYEREPVPQSALLGFKSFLGMYAGEHCAGTELMIGPLFVAAGVSAFDLVVGLIVGNLLAVLSWLFLTAPIAVKCRLTLYYQLEKICGRKLVTLYNLANGVMFCFLAGSMITVSATAVGVWVEFPMPGLNDVYPNSIGWVLAVFGIGMLISIVAAFGYDTVSKFANIAAPWMVLVFLAFGLVGLKQFIEVTGAEVNSLSSLWTLCETHIWEGGEPLPGQVKFTFWHVMFFAWFCNMAMHIGMSDLTIFRYAKHSWYGVATASGMYVGHFMAWLSASVLYALQLHNHPSNTDVLPGPMAFQAAGIAGLLCVIIAGWTTANPTIYRAGLAFQAIVPALSRFKVTIATGMLATFAGMFPAIAMKLLGFVALYGMLLMPMGAVIFVDFYLLKKFGLQSNYAELSKKSFNWAAGLTWFLTLGMCVALVQFAGVQIYFVSLPGWFIAAAFYVVISKFYQRQVHHA from the coding sequence ATGACAGACCAAAACAACTCTACCACTAACGAGTACGAAAGAGAGCCGGTTCCGCAATCGGCATTGCTCGGCTTTAAAAGTTTTCTCGGCATGTATGCCGGCGAACATTGTGCCGGAACAGAGTTGATGATCGGCCCGTTATTTGTAGCCGCGGGAGTCAGTGCATTTGATTTGGTTGTCGGACTGATCGTCGGCAACCTGTTAGCGGTTTTAAGTTGGTTATTTCTTACCGCTCCCATTGCCGTCAAATGCAGGCTCACACTGTATTATCAATTGGAGAAAATTTGTGGCCGAAAACTTGTAACGCTCTATAACCTGGCCAACGGAGTGATGTTCTGTTTTTTGGCCGGTTCGATGATTACCGTTTCGGCAACTGCAGTCGGAGTCTGGGTTGAATTTCCGATGCCAGGACTCAATGATGTGTATCCTAATAGTATCGGCTGGGTGTTAGCCGTTTTCGGAATTGGGATGCTTATCTCAATTGTGGCTGCATTTGGCTACGATACGGTTTCAAAATTTGCCAATATCGCGGCCCCCTGGATGGTGTTGGTTTTTCTGGCGTTCGGATTAGTAGGGCTCAAACAATTTATCGAAGTCACGGGAGCAGAAGTCAATTCTCTTAGTTCATTGTGGACTTTGTGCGAAACACATATCTGGGAAGGGGGCGAACCGCTACCAGGTCAGGTAAAGTTTACGTTCTGGCACGTCATGTTCTTTGCCTGGTTCTGTAATATGGCTATGCACATTGGTATGTCAGACCTCACCATTTTCCGATACGCGAAACATTCCTGGTATGGAGTCGCTACCGCTTCAGGCATGTACGTAGGACATTTCATGGCTTGGTTATCCGCCTCAGTGTTGTATGCTTTACAACTTCACAATCACCCCTCAAATACTGATGTCTTACCCGGACCGATGGCATTTCAAGCAGCAGGGATAGCGGGTTTATTGTGTGTGATTATTGCTGGCTGGACCACCGCGAACCCAACAATCTATCGAGCTGGACTTGCCTTTCAAGCGATTGTGCCTGCTTTATCCAGATTCAAAGTCACCATTGCAACCGGCATGCTGGCTACCTTCGCAGGAATGTTCCCTGCTATTGCTATGAAACTGCTGGGATTTGTGGCACTTTATGGAATGCTGTTAATGCCGATGGGGGCTGTGATTTTTGTTGACTTTTACCTGTTAAAGAAATTCGGACTACAAAGTAATTATGCTGAGCTGAGTAAGAAATCGTTCAACTGGGCTGCTGGACTCACTTGGTTTCTCACACTGGGTATGTGTGTCGCACTAGTGCAATTTGCCGGTGTTCAAATTTATTTCGTGAGTCTACCGGGCTGGTTTATCGCGGCTGCTTTTTATGTGGTGATTAGTAAATTCTACCAACGTCAAGTTCATCACGCCTAG
- a CDS encoding L-rhamnose isomerase has protein sequence MLELNETLEAAYSVARQMYEELGIDTEAAIHQISQIALSLHCWQGDDISGFENNGEDISGGLAITGAYPGKASCPEELREDIEKAMSLIPGQHRLNLHANYAETGNQKIDRNDLQPEHFQNWIDWAKSFGLGLDFNPTYFAHAKAKDGFTLAHPDQGIRQFWIDHGIACRKIGEYMGKSLGTPCVTDFWIPDGFKDTPADRKTPRLRLLDSLDEVFSETIDPTFNKDAVECKLFGIGSESYVVGSHEFYLGYAIKNQKLLCLDSGHFHPTESISDKISSVLLWVDEMLLHVSRGVRWDSDHVVTWTDELQAIALELVRGNYLNRVHLGLDFFDASINRVAAWVIGSRNLLKALLMAFLEPTQTLRQYELEGDYTSRLALMEQLKMMPLGAVWDYYCMKVGVPSEREWLNEIKHYEQDVLSRR, from the coding sequence ATGCTGGAATTAAACGAAACTCTTGAAGCTGCTTATTCCGTCGCAAGGCAGATGTATGAGGAATTAGGAATCGATACGGAAGCAGCCATTCATCAGATTTCCCAAATCGCGCTTTCGCTTCATTGTTGGCAGGGAGATGATATCTCCGGCTTTGAAAACAACGGCGAAGACATTAGTGGCGGCTTAGCAATTACAGGGGCCTATCCAGGAAAAGCTAGTTGCCCCGAGGAACTGCGTGAAGATATTGAAAAAGCAATGTCCCTGATTCCAGGCCAACACCGACTGAATCTACATGCCAATTATGCAGAGACCGGCAACCAGAAAATCGATCGAAATGACCTCCAACCGGAACATTTTCAGAATTGGATTGATTGGGCCAAGTCGTTTGGTCTTGGTCTGGACTTCAATCCCACTTATTTTGCGCATGCAAAAGCGAAAGACGGTTTTACACTTGCACACCCGGATCAGGGAATACGACAATTCTGGATTGACCATGGTATCGCCTGCCGAAAAATTGGGGAATACATGGGAAAGTCACTAGGCACTCCCTGTGTGACAGACTTCTGGATTCCGGATGGCTTCAAAGACACTCCCGCCGATCGCAAAACACCTCGTCTACGCCTTCTTGATTCTCTTGATGAAGTTTTTTCAGAAACAATCGATCCTACATTCAATAAGGATGCGGTCGAATGTAAGTTGTTTGGGATTGGTTCAGAGAGCTATGTCGTGGGTTCGCATGAATTTTATCTAGGTTATGCAATTAAAAATCAGAAACTACTCTGCCTGGACTCGGGACATTTTCATCCCACGGAGTCGATTTCTGACAAGATTTCTTCTGTCTTATTATGGGTAGATGAAATGTTGTTACACGTTAGTCGCGGCGTACGGTGGGACAGCGACCACGTTGTAACATGGACCGATGAATTACAAGCAATAGCCCTGGAACTGGTGCGGGGAAATTATCTGAATCGCGTTCACCTGGGACTCGATTTCTTCGATGCCAGTATTAATCGGGTTGCTGCCTGGGTAATTGGTTCTCGAAATCTTCTCAAAGCTTTACTGATGGCATTTCTGGAACCGACTCAAACGTTGCGGCAATATGAATTGGAAGGTGATTACACATCCCGATTGGCGTTGATGGAACAATTGAAGATGATGCCTCTGGGTGCTGTTTGGGACTACTATTGTATGAAAGTAGGTGTTCCTTCCGAGCGGGAATGGCTGAATGAGATCAAACACTATGAACAAGATGTACTCAGTCGCCGCTAA
- a CDS encoding dipeptidase produces MKIHFFPGHHFSRRLSSILFLSMLLPPVSVQAEPPVRKPVVLTERARKLHQQCLVIDGHNDLPWTMRQKAASSFKQADISSPQPQFHTDIPRLRQGNVGAQFWSAYVPSETRKERRAAHDTLEQIDLIHRMIRRYPETFEMAATADDIERIHKSGKIASMIGIEGGHSIENSLSLLRIFYGLGVRYMTLTHSDSLDWADSATDEAKSQGLSPFGEEVVLSMNRLGMLVDISHVSKETMDDVLRVSQAPIIASHSSARAIADHVRNVPDEILVKVKQNGGIVMVNYFSGFVVPESAKQMTDMFQKRRELKQKFPKETDFRREYNQWKSKQKMKPGTIHDVVDHIDHIVKVAGVEHVGIGSDFDGVSSLPTQLEDVATYPLITQALLDRGYTDQQIKQIMGENLMRVLREAERVAKHLQKSENEPENTESDSEKTKKTLPKLRK; encoded by the coding sequence ATGAAAATCCATTTCTTTCCAGGACATCACTTTTCGAGAAGACTCTCCTCTATACTTTTTCTATCAATGCTACTTCCCCCTGTTTCTGTGCAGGCGGAACCCCCCGTTCGCAAACCAGTTGTGTTAACAGAGCGTGCTCGTAAACTCCATCAACAATGTCTTGTCATTGACGGACACAATGATCTCCCCTGGACGATGCGACAAAAAGCCGCCTCATCATTCAAGCAGGCTGATATTTCCTCCCCTCAACCTCAGTTCCATACCGACATCCCCCGCTTGCGACAAGGCAATGTTGGTGCGCAATTCTGGTCTGCTTACGTTCCCTCGGAAACACGCAAAGAACGGCGCGCCGCGCATGATACTCTAGAACAAATTGATCTGATTCACCGTATGATCAGGCGCTATCCAGAAACCTTTGAAATGGCTGCCACGGCAGATGATATCGAACGAATTCACAAATCGGGCAAAATCGCCTCAATGATCGGTATTGAGGGTGGACATTCGATAGAAAATTCGTTGTCACTCCTGCGCATCTTCTATGGTTTGGGCGTGCGTTATATGACACTAACTCACTCCGATTCACTCGACTGGGCAGACTCGGCCACAGACGAGGCAAAAAGTCAGGGATTATCACCTTTCGGCGAGGAAGTGGTGTTGAGTATGAACCGTCTCGGAATGCTGGTCGATATTTCACATGTGTCGAAAGAAACGATGGACGACGTGTTGCGTGTGAGTCAAGCGCCCATTATCGCCTCGCATTCGTCGGCACGTGCCATCGCCGATCATGTGCGGAATGTCCCCGATGAGATCCTGGTGAAAGTGAAACAGAACGGCGGTATTGTGATGGTCAACTACTTCTCTGGTTTTGTGGTTCCCGAATCCGCCAAACAAATGACTGACATGTTCCAGAAACGGCGCGAACTCAAACAGAAATTCCCGAAGGAAACCGACTTCAGGCGCGAATACAATCAATGGAAGAGTAAACAAAAAATGAAGCCAGGCACAATTCATGATGTCGTGGATCACATCGACCACATTGTGAAAGTCGCCGGCGTGGAGCATGTCGGCATTGGTTCCGATTTTGATGGCGTTTCATCGCTGCCAACTCAACTGGAAGATGTGGCAACCTATCCGTTGATTACCCAAGCACTCCTGGATCGCGGTTACACTGACCAGCAAATCAAACAAATCATGGGCGAAAACCTGATGCGTGTGTTAAGAGAAGCAGAACGTGTTGCTAAGCACTTACAAAAGAGTGAAAATGAACCAGAAAATACGGAGAGCGACTCTGAAAAAACAAAAAAAACTCTACCAAAACTCAGAAAGTGA
- a CDS encoding DUF2007 domain-containing protein has translation MSEDLETVYYTPNVLEAEFLKMTLEGEGIRCLLENENQAGLAGVLEIKLDVASADADRAKEIIEEVRHTIQHEGSEDDSDEEE, from the coding sequence ATGAGCGAAGACCTGGAAACAGTGTATTACACACCGAATGTTTTGGAAGCAGAATTTCTAAAAATGACGCTTGAGGGAGAGGGAATTCGCTGCTTACTCGAAAATGAAAATCAGGCAGGCCTTGCAGGTGTGTTGGAAATCAAGCTGGATGTCGCATCGGCGGATGCAGACCGGGCAAAGGAAATTATTGAAGAAGTTCGTCACACGATTCAGCATGAAGGCTCAGAAGACGATTCAGACGAGGAAGAATAA
- a CDS encoding class I SAM-dependent methyltransferase — MTRLTIQAQDLISTVLQSGETAIDATAGNGHDSHFLCKTVGSTGRVYAFDIQQAALDQTADRLQQSGFSNYKLVHDDHSRLHELIPAECHQQIGAIMFNLGYLPGGDHTMITQEQSTITGIEAALTLLRSGGILTVLAYPGHPGGAAETEAVSVLFSQLETTQYIVKVLFAQSESTEAPRLFIVKKISL, encoded by the coding sequence ATGACACGTTTAACCATACAAGCCCAGGATTTGATTTCTACGGTTTTACAATCAGGTGAAACCGCCATCGATGCGACTGCTGGCAACGGACATGACAGTCACTTTCTTTGTAAGACTGTGGGATCTACCGGGAGGGTTTATGCATTTGATATTCAACAAGCAGCCCTCGATCAAACGGCAGATCGACTTCAGCAATCCGGCTTTTCTAATTACAAACTGGTGCATGATGACCACAGTCGACTGCATGAACTGATTCCCGCTGAATGTCATCAGCAAATCGGTGCGATTATGTTTAACCTAGGTTATCTACCAGGAGGCGATCATACTATGATCACACAAGAACAATCGACGATTACTGGAATCGAAGCCGCTCTGACTTTGTTACGCTCTGGCGGGATTTTGACAGTCTTGGCTTACCCCGGTCACCCAGGAGGCGCTGCAGAAACAGAAGCGGTTTCTGTGTTATTTAGCCAGCTTGAAACTACTCAGTATATTGTCAAAGTGCTTTTCGCACAATCAGAATCTACAGAGGCACCTCGGCTGTTTATCGTGAAGAAAATCAGCCTCTAG
- a CDS encoding NAD(P)/FAD-dependent oxidoreductase: protein METKTVPALKRVDYIIVGQGLAGTALAWTLANRGYDVFIVDRCEQTTSSHVAAGLVTPITGLRLVVSWRLDEFLPFATNFYRNIEQKTGSSFFKLKPMLRLFASDQEQEQYRQRSQTHFPHLVSTPEPLAAESMFEISRGGFEMSQGAQLDVPTYLNVSRLFFSQQDRFLEADIDPLQDLDFASNGISLPQWNVTARKVIFCEGIHGQQNPWFKTIPFEGAKGEILTLKIPGLTERRVVHRGVWLAHWKEDLYRAGSTYDREHLNCIPTSAGRAEICTRLSEFLKLPVEVIDHSAAVRPIIRGRLPVMGLHPVHPHIGFFNGFASKGSLQTPWMADHFVNVLEEKIPLEKQLDLHHKIEVRT from the coding sequence ATGGAAACAAAAACAGTGCCTGCTTTGAAACGAGTTGATTACATCATCGTGGGGCAAGGTCTTGCAGGTACGGCACTCGCCTGGACTCTGGCAAATCGAGGATATGATGTTTTCATCGTGGATCGTTGTGAGCAGACAACTTCTTCACATGTCGCAGCAGGTCTAGTGACTCCGATCACAGGACTACGGTTGGTTGTTTCCTGGCGACTTGATGAGTTTCTCCCCTTTGCTACCAATTTTTATCGCAACATTGAACAAAAAACGGGCTCTTCATTTTTTAAATTAAAACCGATGCTACGTCTGTTTGCTTCAGACCAAGAACAGGAGCAATATCGACAGAGGTCACAAACTCACTTCCCACACCTGGTTTCGACACCTGAACCTCTGGCAGCGGAATCAATGTTCGAAATTTCCAGGGGAGGCTTTGAGATGAGTCAGGGAGCACAGCTTGATGTTCCCACCTATCTCAACGTATCCCGTCTTTTCTTCTCGCAGCAGGACCGTTTTCTGGAAGCCGATATTGATCCCCTCCAAGATCTGGATTTTGCGTCAAACGGAATCTCGTTGCCTCAGTGGAACGTGACAGCCAGGAAAGTCATTTTTTGCGAAGGCATCCACGGTCAACAGAATCCCTGGTTCAAAACGATCCCCTTCGAAGGCGCCAAAGGAGAAATTCTTACCTTAAAAATTCCAGGGCTGACTGAACGCCGCGTCGTACATCGTGGCGTTTGGTTGGCACATTGGAAAGAGGATCTCTATCGAGCCGGTTCGACCTATGATCGCGAACATCTTAACTGCATACCTACGAGTGCCGGTCGCGCTGAAATCTGTACCCGACTGTCTGAATTTCTGAAATTACCAGTAGAAGTCATTGATCACAGTGCAGCAGTCAGACCGATCATTCGCGGTCGATTACCTGTGATGGGACTACACCCAGTGCATCCTCACATAGGATTTTTTAACGGGTTCGCCTCAAAAGGAAGTTTACAGACTCCCTGGATGGCCGATCATTTTGTCAATGTCCTGGAGGAAAAGATACCTCTGGAAAAACAATTAGACCTTCATCATAAAATTGAAGTGCGCACATGA
- a CDS encoding DJ-1/PfpI family protein, with product MLSRITVIVFILLVFAAITFSVVTGQNDENTTNQNSSSQNIKSQPGQCVVASQPEGNQKSQSLNPELPTIGVLVVDDVLLTEVAAPFDVFGKHDANGNQRFNVILIGKEQRPYLSEEGLTLVADFSFSNAPPLTALIVPGAFQMQEILEDQTIVNFVRKSGQDAEYLASNCAGAFLLGKSGLANNRKIVTYVGGGQVLRSTFPKLKVQNDSNTTHVIDENIISSNGNLTSYISALLVLEKMTDKSHRKYVESQLYLNRLKKWNGELE from the coding sequence ATGCTCTCACGAATCACCGTTATTGTTTTCATTTTACTCGTTTTTGCAGCCATTACGTTCTCTGTCGTGACAGGACAGAATGATGAAAATACAACAAATCAAAATAGCTCATCACAAAACATCAAATCGCAGCCGGGGCAATGTGTCGTCGCCTCACAACCAGAAGGCAATCAGAAATCGCAATCTTTAAATCCCGAATTGCCTACCATCGGTGTGCTCGTGGTCGATGACGTTCTGCTTACAGAAGTTGCTGCTCCCTTTGATGTGTTTGGTAAGCATGACGCCAATGGTAATCAGCGATTTAATGTCATCTTAATCGGTAAGGAGCAGCGTCCCTATCTTTCTGAAGAAGGGCTGACGCTCGTTGCAGATTTTTCATTTTCTAATGCGCCCCCGTTGACCGCATTAATTGTTCCTGGTGCTTTTCAGATGCAGGAGATTCTCGAAGATCAGACCATTGTCAATTTTGTTCGCAAATCGGGACAGGATGCAGAGTATCTCGCCAGCAATTGTGCCGGAGCATTTTTATTAGGAAAGTCCGGGCTAGCCAACAATCGAAAGATCGTGACCTATGTTGGAGGTGGTCAGGTACTCAGGAGTACGTTTCCAAAACTTAAGGTTCAAAACGATTCCAACACAACTCACGTCATTGATGAAAATATTATTTCATCCAACGGCAACCTGACGAGTTATATTTCAGCGTTACTAGTCCTGGAAAAAATGACGGACAAATCACACCGTAAGTATGTTGAGTCACAACTTTATCTGAATCGACTCAAAAAATGGAATGGTGAATTAGAGTAA
- a CDS encoding carboxymuconolactone decarboxylase family protein: protein MSPPRLDYNDAAPEGLQALLGVNEYTQTCSIDTKLKVLIELRVSQINGCAFCIDKHSQEARAQEESQQRLDCLSVWRETTFYNNREQVALAWAEVVTKLSAGQVPEGFYQKMCLEFSEKEIVDLTIIIVMMNAWNRLAISMKQGPAKRTN, encoded by the coding sequence ATGTCCCCACCTCGACTCGACTATAACGACGCTGCCCCGGAAGGTCTGCAAGCACTGCTGGGAGTTAACGAATATACTCAAACCTGTTCAATTGATACCAAGCTCAAAGTGTTGATTGAATTGCGGGTTTCTCAGATTAATGGGTGTGCGTTCTGCATCGATAAGCACAGCCAGGAAGCGCGTGCACAAGAGGAGAGCCAGCAACGACTGGACTGCTTATCCGTGTGGCGCGAGACAACGTTTTACAATAACAGGGAACAAGTAGCACTAGCATGGGCTGAGGTAGTAACCAAACTCTCTGCAGGGCAAGTCCCGGAAGGATTTTATCAAAAAATGTGTCTTGAATTTTCTGAAAAGGAGATCGTCGACCTCACAATTATCATTGTCATGATGAATGCCTGGAATCGCCTGGCTATCAGCATGAAACAAGGTCCAGCTAAACGAACTAATTAA
- a CDS encoding cupin domain-containing protein has protein sequence MNYRFIPLVALIVVVGSLTTVAQNTTNSKQQTKAAQVKKILVRDLDETFDGKPARATMHEITWEPGASTPAHRHPCPTLVYVLEGELETQVGDGPLLHLKAGDTLYEPTMILHSKTRNPSKSNRARILAIQIHDRATKRLTIPEK, from the coding sequence ATGAACTATCGATTCATCCCACTGGTAGCATTGATTGTCGTGGTCGGTTCGCTTACGACAGTCGCCCAGAACACAACGAATTCCAAACAGCAGACAAAAGCCGCTCAGGTCAAAAAAATTTTAGTACGTGATCTTGATGAAACATTTGACGGCAAACCGGCTCGAGCCACCATGCATGAAATCACCTGGGAGCCGGGTGCTTCCACGCCCGCGCATCGGCACCCTTGTCCGACACTCGTCTATGTACTTGAGGGAGAATTAGAAACCCAAGTTGGTGATGGCCCTCTATTACATCTGAAAGCGGGAGACACTCTGTATGAACCCACAATGATCCTGCATTCCAAGACTCGAAATCCGAGTAAATCAAATCGTGCGCGGATTCTAGCGATTCAAATTCACGATCGCGCAACGAAACGCTTAACGATCCCCGAAAAATAA